Proteins from a single region of Companilactobacillus farciminis KCTC 3681 = DSM 20184:
- a CDS encoding ABC transporter ATP-binding protein → MNNSMITIKNVNKTYNNLTALHDVSLDIKQGEFIALVGMSGGGKSTLLRLIAGLEQPTNGSVQINSNDTKSLIRVMFQEDRLLPWMSVLDNLSFGSKDKNTKAHAKELLDLVELGDYADHFPNQLSGGQKQRVALARALMRHPKILLLDEPLGALDALTRRKMQDLILDICQKQNLTTILVTHDVEEAARMADRIVVMKDSTNSYEETCPKNRNAGQIGIVADRVLGEILEEPEVQQQTA, encoded by the coding sequence ATTAATAATTCAATGATCACAATTAAAAATGTAAATAAAACTTATAATAATTTAACTGCTTTACACGATGTCAGTCTGGACATCAAACAAGGTGAATTCATCGCCCTAGTTGGTATGAGTGGTGGTGGTAAAAGTACCTTGTTACGACTCATCGCCGGCTTAGAACAACCAACTAATGGTTCAGTTCAAATCAATTCTAACGATACAAAATCTTTGATTCGCGTAATGTTCCAAGAAGACAGATTACTTCCCTGGATGTCCGTTTTAGACAATTTATCCTTTGGTTCAAAAGATAAAAATACTAAAGCGCATGCCAAAGAACTACTCGATTTAGTTGAATTAGGCGACTATGCCGATCACTTCCCTAACCAATTATCTGGTGGTCAAAAACAACGGGTCGCCTTAGCTAGAGCTTTGATGAGACATCCTAAAATTTTATTGTTAGATGAACCTTTAGGAGCTTTGGACGCTTTAACAAGACGCAAGATGCAAGATTTGATCTTAGACATTTGCCAAAAACAAAATTTAACGACTATCTTAGTTACCCACGATGTTGAAGAAGCTGCTCGCATGGCCGATCGCATCGTTGTCATGAAAGATTCAACTAACTCTTATGAAGAAACCTGCCCTAAGAATCGCAATGCCGGTCAAATTGGCATCGTCGCTGATCGAGTTCTCGGTGAAATTCTGGAAGAACCCGAAGTACAACAACAAACTGCTTAA
- a CDS encoding ABC transporter permease subunit yields MQKPMTLTTTRKKINLPVDKILPFLIPIIVILFWQVSSTLGWLSSSVLPSPLAVLQDGIELTQSGELPKNLSISLYRATVGLIIGGGVGFILGFINGMSNTCRLLFDSSIQMFRNIPHLALIPLIILWLGINESAKISLVAIGTMFPVYINTFHGIRSVDPNLIEMGNSYELSKRQMFFKIIFPAALPQILVGIRYALGVMWTTLIVAETISASSGIGYMANNAEDFVDMETVILCIVVYAVLGKISDLVAKSFESLLLDWQNTGRSNA; encoded by the coding sequence ATGCAAAAGCCGATGACTTTAACGACGACACGTAAAAAAATCAATCTGCCAGTCGACAAAATCTTGCCTTTCTTAATCCCCATTATCGTGATTTTATTTTGGCAAGTTAGTAGCACTCTAGGTTGGTTATCAAGCTCAGTTTTGCCTTCTCCCTTAGCTGTTTTACAAGATGGTATTGAATTAACGCAATCTGGAGAACTTCCCAAAAATCTCAGTATCAGTCTTTATCGAGCTACAGTCGGACTCATAATCGGTGGTGGCGTTGGTTTTATCCTTGGATTTATCAACGGAATGTCCAACACTTGCCGCTTACTATTTGATTCATCGATTCAAATGTTTCGTAACATCCCCCATTTGGCTTTGATTCCACTAATTATCCTTTGGTTAGGTATCAACGAATCAGCTAAGATTTCACTAGTTGCTATCGGAACAATGTTTCCCGTCTATATCAATACTTTCCATGGAATTCGTTCAGTCGATCCAAATTTGATTGAAATGGGTAACTCATATGAACTATCAAAACGCCAAATGTTTTTCAAAATCATTTTCCCGGCCGCTTTGCCACAAATATTAGTCGGTATTCGCTACGCCTTAGGTGTAATGTGGACTACTCTGATCGTTGCCGAAACTATTTCAGCTAGTTCAGGTATTGGCTATATGGCAAACAACGCTGAAGACTTCGTCGATATGGAAACTGTTATTTTATGTATCGTTGTCTACGCGGTACTTGGTAAAATTTCTGATTTAGTTGCTAAAAGTTTTGAAAGTCTCTTATTAGATTGGCAAAATACTGGAAGGAGTAATGCTTAA
- a CDS encoding AMP-binding protein, translated as MSELTERLQQQLIAGATRPLMQDANQHWYTGSELNLEKNVWKNYWKNKGIGHNDIVLVSLTNSVTYSLVIQSLWEIGSIVQTLNPAATEIQISELEDQYHYSAIIFDSDIQELKFLNDIFTNQPRLTTLHESEVQIFVRNKHIAHLAETPEDDQIALIMHTSGTTGKPKRVGLTHKQLLAGAFNVIDSEELTDQDSTFILMPMFHINAMVISNLATRLSHGQLLFRPKFSAHLFWKEVSSEQVTWVSLTPAIIAILLQRDEQPTHTNLRFLRTASAPLLPSIHAQFKERFDIPLIESYGMTEAASQIAQNPLNQPIQKTVGKVVGTQIKIFDNNYHEVGKNKIGQIALKGDSVITHYLDPQPEAFHDGWLLTGDLGSLDDNDYLQIAGRSKEMIIRGGENVNPLAVEDCLHNLKFIREVAVVGTPDLIYGETVTAVIVPKKLSHDHRHQLALLNELANEQLLPVERPTKYIFSTELPKNATGKIQRTLLAQEVVQQKKEA; from the coding sequence ATGTCAGAACTTACTGAAAGATTACAACAACAATTGATTGCTGGCGCTACTCGTCCTTTAATGCAAGATGCAAATCAGCATTGGTACACCGGCAGTGAACTTAACTTAGAAAAAAACGTATGGAAAAATTATTGGAAAAATAAAGGTATCGGTCACAACGATATCGTTTTAGTTAGCTTAACAAATTCAGTTACTTACTCTTTGGTCATTCAAAGTCTTTGGGAAATTGGTAGTATCGTTCAAACCTTGAATCCTGCTGCCACTGAAATTCAAATCAGTGAACTTGAAGACCAATATCATTATTCAGCTATTATTTTTGACTCTGATATTCAAGAATTAAAATTTTTAAACGATATTTTTACTAATCAACCTCGTTTGACGACCTTGCACGAATCAGAAGTACAAATCTTCGTTCGCAACAAGCACATCGCCCATTTAGCAGAAACGCCGGAAGATGACCAAATTGCTTTGATCATGCATACTTCTGGAACTACTGGCAAACCTAAACGAGTTGGTCTAACTCACAAACAACTTTTAGCTGGAGCTTTTAACGTCATCGACAGTGAAGAATTGACTGACCAAGATAGCACCTTTATCTTAATGCCAATGTTTCATATTAACGCGATGGTTATTTCAAATTTGGCAACCCGCTTATCTCATGGACAACTGCTATTTCGTCCTAAATTCAGCGCTCATCTTTTCTGGAAGGAAGTTAGTAGTGAACAGGTAACCTGGGTTTCATTGACACCAGCTATCATCGCCATCTTATTACAACGTGATGAACAACCAACTCACACTAACTTGCGATTTCTCCGGACTGCTTCAGCCCCTCTCCTCCCAAGCATCCACGCACAATTTAAAGAACGTTTCGACATTCCGCTAATTGAAAGTTACGGCATGACCGAAGCTGCTAGTCAAATTGCCCAAAATCCACTCAACCAACCTATTCAAAAAACTGTTGGTAAAGTTGTTGGAACACAAATTAAAATTTTTGATAATAACTATCACGAAGTTGGAAAGAACAAAATCGGACAAATTGCTCTCAAAGGCGACAGTGTCATTACTCATTATTTGGATCCTCAGCCTGAAGCCTTCCACGATGGTTGGTTATTGACTGGAGACCTCGGTTCACTGGATGACAATGACTACCTACAGATCGCTGGTCGTAGCAAAGAAATGATTATTCGTGGTGGTGAAAATGTTAATCCACTCGCTGTCGAAGATTGCTTGCACAATTTAAAATTTATCCGCGAAGTAGCCGTCGTTGGTACTCCTGATTTAATTTATGGTGAAACTGTCACCGCCGTTATCGTCCCTAAGAAACTCAGTCATGATCATCGCCACCAATTGGCCTTGTTGAACGAATTAGCAAATGAGCAATTATTACCTGTTGAACGCCCCACAAAATACATTTTTAGTACTGAATTACCTAAGAATGCAACTGGAAAAATTCAACGTACACTTCTAGCTCAAGAAGTGGTTCAACAAAAAAAGGAGGCTTAA